AAGAAGTTCGCGGCATCGGTCCACGCGCCGCTGACCTGCGTCACCTGCCACACGGATCAGGGAGACTACCCCCACCGCCCGGTTGCCGCCAGGACGGCGCGGTCCTACCATGTCCTGGCCCAACAGATATGCGCCACGTGTCACGCCGACCAGGCGAAGGTCTTTGAGGCGAGCATCCACGGGCAGGGCCTGCGGATGGGGCTGGCCGACGTGCCGACCTGCACTTCGTGTCACACCGCCCACGCGGTCGTGCGCCCGAAGTCCGCGGCATTCCGTAACAACATCCCAGAAACGTGCGGGAACTGCCACGCGGACGCGGCCGTGATGGGCAGGTACGGCCTGCGGCCGGTCTACCAGGCGTACGTTGAGGAGTTCCACGGAGTCACCACGCGTCTCTATCGGTTGGCCACGCCACTGGCTCCGTCGCCGTCCGCGGTCTGCTACGACTGCCACACCGCGCATGCGGTCAGGCGGCCCACGGACCCGGCATCTCCGGTGGCGACGGCGAACGTCCTGGCGACCTGCCGGACCTGTCACAAGAATGCTGGGCGGTTCTTTGCCACGGCCTGGAACGAGCACCAGCCGCCGAGCATGCGTCACTCCCCTCTGGTGTACATGGTCCAGGTCTTCTACAAGATCCTCATCCCGGGCGTGGTGGGCCTGCTGGCGCTGCTGACGGCACTGGATCTCTGGTTTTGGGCCGTGACCCGATGGGGAGGCCGGGAGGTATGAAAGACGGCCGCGGGGATTCCGCGCTCGAACGCTTCTCCCTGGCGCAGCGCGTCGAGCACTTCCTGCTGCTCATCTCCTTCAATGCCCTGGTGATAACCGGGCTGCCGCAGAAGTACTCCAGCGTGGGGTGGGGCGAGCGGCTGATCGTGCTCTTCGGGGGTATTGACCAGACCCGGTTCATCCATCGGACATTCGCGGTCATATTGATTGCGCTGGGGTTCTACCACCTGGTTGTGGTCGTGGCCACGCGCAAGCGGCCTGTGCGCAGGCACGACATGAATCTGAGCATACGGGATATTCGGGATATGCTCGCCGACGTTCGGCTCCTGTCGGGCCGCAGCGAGGAGCGCCCGCGGTTCGGCCGGTTCGACTACAGGCAGAAGTTCGAATACTGGGCCGTGCTCTGGGGGACGGTGATCATGGCCGCCACCGGTCTGATCATGTGGTTCCCCTCAACCGTAACGCAGTGGCTGCCCGGTGTGGTTGTGCCTGCCGCCCGGGTCGCACACGGCGGAGAGGCCCTGTTGGCGATGCTGTCCGTCGTCCTGTGGCACTTCTACAATGCGCACTTCCGGCCGGACGTCTTCCCCATGGACCCGGCGATGTTTTCGGGCAAGATCACGCTTGAGCGGCTCCGGCACGAGCACCCCGAGGAGTTCGACGAGCTCCAGGAGATTGGGGCGCTGCCGGAAGGCCGCTTGCCTGAACCCGCGGACAGCCCGCCGGCGCCCGCTGGCCCCGGCCCCGCCTGACCCGCCCGATAGCCCCAAATCCCGGTTTGGCCCTAGGAGGAAATAGGGTATTGCCCGTATAACCCCGTAGGGTATCTGTCCGCTAGCATGTAATCCGAACGGCAACAATCACATGCCGTGCACCGCGGAGAGCCGGTGCACAACAAGGAGGTCACAGCGTGGCGAAGGTACCTGAGGAACAAGTCCAGGCGCCTCCGGTGATGGGGCGGCGCGCCTTTCTCCGGAAGGGGACCGCGGCCGCGGTGGCGGTCGGGACCGGGGGAGTCCTCGCGGGTACTCTGACCGGCAGGACCGTTCAGGCCCAGCCGTCTCTGCCGTCGGCGATCCGTGATCCCAAGCCGGGTGAGCACCAGCTCGTCCGGATGCAGCGGGAACTGCTTCGGGCGCTGGGCAAGCCCGTGGAGCGGCGCAACTGGGTCATGGTTGTGGACACCCGCCGGTGCATCGGCTGCGATGCGTGCACGGTGGCGTGCATGGCTGAGAACGGCCTGCCGCCTGGGGTGGCGTACAGGACCGTCCTCAAGATGGAGACCGGTACCTTTCCCCAGGTGGAGGGAGTCTACAAGCCCACCAACTGCCAGCAATGCGACAATCCTCCCTGTGTGAAGGCCGCCAACGCGGTCAGCCCCGGTGCCATTGCCAAGCGGCCCGATGGGATTGTGACCGTGGACTACGCCAAGTTCGGCCGCAGGGCATTCGAGGCCGCCCAGAAGGTCTGCCCTTACAAGGCGCTCTCGTTCGATGAGGGCAGGTACTGGACCGACGGCACCCCGGCGCTCCAGGCCTACGAGACGCGACCTCACGTCGAGTACGGCCGCTCCTGGACCCGCCTGGAAGGGGCCCTGCCGATTGGCGCCGGGCGGAAGTGCCACTTCTGCCTGCAGCGGATCGAGGCCGGGCTGCTGCCGGCGTGCGTCTCGTCTTGCGTCGGCGGGGCGGCCTATTTCGGCGATGCGAGCGACAAGGATGGCCTGGCCGCCGAGTTAGTCGGGCGCGACAAGCCGAAGCGCATCAACGAAGGCATGGGCACTCGGCCACGGGTCTACTACATCGGTGCCGCTGGACGGGCGACGATCTCGGTTCCCAGCACCGAATCCTGCAACGCCTGCCACGGGAAATAGGGAGGAAACGATGGCCAAGAAGCCGCATCAATCCAAGCCGACCGAGACGAAGCCGCGAAAGGTGAAGCACGATGCGGTGCTGAGCCGCCGGGGTGTGCTCACATCCGCCGCGTTGCTGGGAGGAACCGCGATATTCAGCCGGATACAGAAGACCCTCATGAACCCGCTGGCGGCCGAGGCCGGCGAGGGCGTTCCGTACAGCCTGGGCCGACCTGAGAACACGCTGTACACTGTCTGCCTCCAATGCAACACGGGGTGCGGGATCAAGGTCCGAATGGTCAAGGACGTTGCGGTCAAGATTGACGGCAACCCGCTGAGCCCCTGGACGATGAACCCGCACCTGCCGTACCGGACGCCTATCGCGGATCTTGCGTCGGTGGATGGTTCGATATGTCCCAAGGGCCAGTCCGGCATCCAGACCGCCTACGATCCCTACCGGCTCCGGAGCGTGCTCAAGCGCGCAGGCCCGCGTGGGTCGGGAAAGTGGATCACGGTTCCGTTTGAGCAGGCGATCAGCGAGATCGTGAACGGCGGCCGCCTCTTCTCGCACGTTCCCGGTGAGGAGAACCGGCACGTCGAGGGGTTCAAGGATGTCTGGGCCCTGCGCGACCCGGCGCTGGCGCGCACCATGGCGGCAGACGTAGCGGCCATTCGGGCCAAGCGAATGACCGTGGCCGAGTTCAAGCGCAAGCACGCGCATCACCTGCACGTTCTCATCAACCCGGACCACCCTGACCTCGGGCCCAAGAACAACCAGTTCGTCTACCTGCGGGGCCGTGAGAAGGGAGGCCGCGGCGATCTGGTCGCCCGCTTCGTGGACGGGGCATTCGGGTCCATCAACCGCCACGGCCACACCACGGTTTGTCAGGGGTCGCTTTATTTCGCCGGCAAGGCGATGAGCGAGCAGTACCAGGGCGGTCGGTGGACCGGCGGCCGCAAGTTCTACTGGCAGGCCGACCTGGAGAGCGCCGAATTCGTCATCTTCGTGGGCTCCAACGCGCTGGAGGGAGGGTATGGCCCGCCGTTGCGCGCCGCCAAGGTGACCGGTGCCATCGCATCAGGGCGAATGAAGAT
This DNA window, taken from Armatimonadota bacterium, encodes the following:
- a CDS encoding cytochrome C, giving the protein MGRPGGMKDGRGDSALERFSLAQRVEHFLLLISFNALVITGLPQKYSSVGWGERLIVLFGGIDQTRFIHRTFAVILIALGFYHLVVVVATRKRPVRRHDMNLSIRDIRDMLADVRLLSGRSEERPRFGRFDYRQKFEYWAVLWGTVIMAATGLIMWFPSTVTQWLPGVVVPAARVAHGGEALLAMLSVVLWHFYNAHFRPDVFPMDPAMFSGKITLERLRHEHPEEFDELQEIGALPEGRLPEPADSPPAPAGPGPA
- a CDS encoding 4Fe-4S dicluster domain-containing protein, whose protein sequence is MQRELLRALGKPVERRNWVMVVDTRRCIGCDACTVACMAENGLPPGVAYRTVLKMETGTFPQVEGVYKPTNCQQCDNPPCVKAANAVSPGAIAKRPDGIVTVDYAKFGRRAFEAAQKVCPYKALSFDEGRYWTDGTPALQAYETRPHVEYGRSWTRLEGALPIGAGRKCHFCLQRIEAGLLPACVSSCVGGAAYFGDASDKDGLAAELVGRDKPKRINEGMGTRPRVYYIGAAGRATISVPSTESCNACHGK